One genomic segment of Helicobacter enhydrae includes these proteins:
- a CDS encoding TolC family protein yields the protein MSYKFYLSLGLVVQFAFGADLSFQEAWERVLKNNDSLQAGAFAVQKAEKMSEANLMLYAPNITLSAGYAYLGKPIELDLKSMVKDVASNLPQQIPPTIAPIFNQITDRLQPLELSNQHIITASIRAIYPIYMGGAIQAVNALGKLALKDAQEALRLKKLSTFEQLANVYYGVLLNQEVLKTLQSIESGHQLHLENTKKLKKQGQIAKIEVLAAQVAYERAKNDTLKAKDSLELAQLALKTLLSNPKADDYTLSSQLTIKPNAKHLSLEEITKRTLASYPALQMVDIKEKQAKEALAMARSGFIPHFTLFGNYSYHQHDSIIGRSLPSWFVGIQASMPLLDNKGSYQKFQASKIAQLEVAKIKTQAIKDISLLVEKTYKEALHSRELYETLKSSIALAEENLRLQEEAFKQGIATSTQVIDARNQLSKAKIEQQSIAYKYILSIAKITALCDQTQDFKDY from the coding sequence ATGAGCTACAAATTCTATCTATCTCTTGGTCTTGTTGTTCAGTTTGCTTTTGGAGCAGATTTGAGCTTCCAAGAAGCTTGGGAGAGAGTCCTAAAAAACAATGATTCTCTCCAAGCAGGTGCATTTGCAGTGCAAAAGGCAGAAAAAATGAGTGAAGCCAACCTAATGCTCTATGCACCCAATATCACCCTGAGTGCGGGGTATGCTTATCTTGGCAAACCAATCGAGCTTGATCTCAAAAGCATGGTCAAAGATGTAGCTTCAAACCTTCCGCAGCAAATCCCTCCAACAATCGCCCCCATATTCAACCAAATCACAGATCGCCTCCAACCACTAGAGCTTAGCAATCAACACATCATCACAGCTTCCATTCGTGCAATTTATCCAATCTATATGGGTGGTGCGATCCAAGCAGTCAATGCCTTGGGCAAACTTGCCCTCAAAGACGCACAAGAAGCACTAAGGCTAAAAAAGCTATCCACATTTGAGCAACTTGCCAATGTGTATTATGGAGTATTACTCAATCAAGAAGTGCTAAAAACCCTTCAAAGCATAGAAAGCGGACATCAGCTACATCTAGAAAATACCAAAAAGCTCAAAAAACAAGGGCAAATCGCCAAAATCGAAGTGTTAGCCGCACAAGTAGCCTATGAAAGGGCAAAAAACGACACGCTCAAAGCCAAAGATTCGCTAGAACTTGCACAACTTGCACTCAAAACCTTGCTTTCTAACCCAAAAGCCGATGACTACACTCTAAGCTCCCAACTCACGATCAAACCCAATGCCAAACACTTGAGCCTTGAAGAAATCACAAAACGCACTCTAGCTTCTTATCCTGCATTGCAAATGGTAGATATCAAAGAAAAACAAGCCAAAGAAGCTCTTGCGATGGCTCGATCTGGTTTCATTCCACATTTCACCCTTTTTGGAAATTATTCTTATCATCAACACGATTCGATTATCGGACGCTCATTGCCTAGCTGGTTTGTGGGGATCCAAGCGAGTATGCCATTGCTAGACAACAAAGGCTCTTATCAAAAATTCCAAGCAAGTAAAATCGCACAACTAGAAGTTGCAAAAATCAAAACCCAAGCAATCAAAGATATTTCTTTGCTTGTCGAAAAAACTTACAAAGAGGCTTTGCATTCAAGAGAACTTTATGAAACACTAAAATCCTCAATCGCCCTTGCTGAAGAGAATCTAAGATTGCAAGAAGAGGCTTTCAAGCAAGGTATCGCTACAAGCACCCAAGTCATAGATGCGCGCAACCAACTCTCAAAAGCCAAAATCGAACAGCAAAGCATTGCTTACAAATACATCTTGAGTATCGCCAAAATCACGGCACTATGTGATCAAACCCAAGATTTCAAAGATTACTAA
- a CDS encoding HlyD family secretion protein yields the protein MKRIIVILTLLASIVLLIAWLSMSFYKAYQPKPEILQGQIATREYNVSSKIAGRIQEVLVKKGDMVKKGDLIYVISSPELEAKLQQAKAGYEAAKALSTEAQKGAREQQIISAKDLWLSATTLRELAEKTYKRVENLYKSGVVSLQKRDEAYANFEAAKLKENTAYQQYQLALEGATQETKKALEEKEKAAAGSVTEVEAYAKDTQVLAPTDGEVSNILLHEGELAPSGFPVVLLADMSEAYLRLNITEDELKHYPKGQKFQAYIPALDTYAEFQVTFISVMGDFATWKSSTQDKGYDIRTFEINAKPTKPIENLRIGMSVVIQKHNASPKSISQPQETTTQSW from the coding sequence ATGAAAAGAATCATCGTTATCTTGACGCTACTAGCTAGTATTGTTTTATTGATTGCTTGGCTCTCTATGAGTTTTTACAAAGCCTATCAACCCAAACCCGAGATTCTGCAAGGGCAGATAGCGACACGCGAATACAATGTGTCTTCCAAAATTGCAGGAAGAATCCAAGAAGTGCTAGTCAAAAAAGGAGATATGGTCAAAAAGGGAGATTTGATCTATGTCATCAGCTCTCCCGAACTTGAGGCAAAACTCCAACAAGCCAAAGCTGGATATGAAGCAGCCAAAGCACTCAGCACAGAAGCTCAAAAAGGTGCTAGAGAACAGCAAATCATCTCTGCCAAAGATTTATGGCTTTCTGCCACAACTCTAAGAGAACTTGCTGAAAAAACATACAAGCGTGTGGAAAATCTCTACAAAAGTGGCGTAGTGAGTTTGCAAAAGCGTGATGAAGCCTATGCGAACTTTGAAGCTGCCAAACTCAAAGAAAACACTGCCTATCAACAATACCAACTAGCCCTTGAGGGTGCGACACAAGAGACCAAAAAGGCTCTAGAAGAAAAAGAAAAAGCCGCAGCAGGTAGTGTGACAGAAGTGGAAGCTTATGCCAAAGACACGCAGGTGTTGGCTCCAACAGATGGAGAGGTGAGCAATATTTTGTTGCACGAGGGAGAATTGGCCCCCAGTGGTTTCCCTGTCGTGCTTTTGGCAGATATGAGTGAAGCTTATTTGAGGCTAAATATCACAGAGGATGAACTCAAGCACTATCCAAAAGGGCAAAAATTCCAAGCCTATATCCCTGCTCTTGACACTTATGCAGAATTTCAAGTGACTTTTATCTCTGTGATGGGCGATTTTGCCACTTGGAAATCAAGCACTCAAGACAAAGGTTATGACATCCGCACTTTTGAAATCAATGCCAAACCCACCAAACCTATAGAAAACCTAAGAATCGGAATGAGTGTTGTGATACAAAAACACAACGCTAGCCCCAAAAGTATCAGCCAACCTCAAGAAACCACAACTCAATCTTGGTGA
- a CDS encoding ABC transporter permease: protein MFGEIKKDLHSLFHRPFSLLILILPAPLIALLLYFAIGNGILKQMPIGIVDEDHSSHSSEIIFALNASPAISIQKYYTNLEDAKSDLANARIFGLLVIPEHLQSNIKKGIQTPIPFFYNAQFLLVAKTLQSKVLQIIGTENVKFKMAKNLVENKTFVGALSKSVPISEQITALYNPDSSYAQFLLTAILPCSFVILVCCSMLNAMIRDPRTSFEIQVPTRELLCAIFAKVLNNTMFYLIIWCMMMFFFVVVMQLPMRGDWKLLFVGALTLILAYNAITLFIFVLTKQSTRAISIISVYSAPSFAFAGITFPTNSMNTFSLFWSNFLPISHYLELYIQQANYGGSVQEALRLIATNTPFLLFGIIAISLLVLRNQK from the coding sequence ATGTTTGGAGAAATCAAAAAGGACTTGCACTCCCTATTTCACCGCCCCTTTTCCCTTTTGATTCTCATCCTACCAGCACCACTCATTGCACTTTTGCTTTATTTTGCTATTGGCAATGGTATCTTGAAACAAATGCCCATCGGCATTGTCGATGAAGACCACTCAAGCCATTCATCAGAGATCATTTTTGCCCTCAATGCCTCCCCTGCTATATCTATCCAAAAATACTATACAAATTTGGAAGATGCAAAATCAGATCTTGCCAATGCAAGAATCTTCGGACTTCTTGTGATTCCAGAGCATTTGCAAAGCAATATCAAAAAAGGGATACAAACTCCTATTCCGTTTTTTTATAATGCACAATTTTTGCTTGTCGCCAAAACCCTGCAATCCAAAGTTTTGCAAATCATCGGAACAGAAAATGTCAAATTCAAAATGGCAAAAAATCTTGTAGAAAACAAAACCTTTGTAGGAGCCTTGAGCAAATCTGTCCCGATCTCTGAACAAATCACGGCACTCTACAATCCAGATAGTAGTTACGCACAATTTTTACTCACTGCGATCTTGCCTTGTTCTTTTGTCATCTTGGTTTGCTGTTCAATGCTCAATGCGATGATACGCGATCCTCGGACATCTTTTGAGATCCAAGTGCCAACACGCGAATTGCTATGTGCTATTTTTGCCAAAGTCTTGAACAACACGATGTTCTATCTCATCATTTGGTGTATGATGATGTTCTTTTTTGTCGTTGTGATGCAACTTCCAATGCGAGGGGATTGGAAACTACTTTTTGTCGGGGCTTTGACTTTGATTCTAGCTTACAATGCCATTACGCTGTTTATTTTCGTCCTTACCAAACAAAGCACAAGGGCAATCAGTATCATTAGCGTTTATAGTGCCCCTAGTTTTGCATTTGCAGGGATCACTTTTCCCACAAATAGTATGAATACCTTTTCTCTTTTTTGGAGCAACTTTCTACCCATTAGCCACTATTTGGAGCTTTATATCCAACAAGCCAACTATGGGGGAAGTGTGCAAGAGGCGTTGCGATTGATTGCGACCAACACGCCTTTTTTGCTCTTTGGGATCATTGCAATATCACTCCTTGTTTTGAGGAATCAAAAATGA
- a CDS encoding ComF family protein has product MKCIVCAKWSFRLICTQCLDQIKITPSTRLVDEMSVYSFYAYSDVELLIHYKYQAVGARIYHILAHKAKDYYLQNISAPLSDVYGVGIDDCVDKGYSHNGVILKAFQEVGICPIYGQLIAKNQIRYAGKTLQYRKDHPKNFQSSVSDKQVVLFDDIITTGTSLKEAKHLLEKQNNQVLFALTLCNARL; this is encoded by the coding sequence ATGAAATGCATTGTTTGTGCAAAATGGAGCTTTAGGCTTATTTGCACGCAGTGTCTAGATCAAATCAAAATCACACCTAGCACCCGTCTTGTCGATGAGATGAGTGTGTATAGTTTTTATGCTTATAGTGATGTGGAATTGCTCATCCATTACAAGTATCAAGCTGTGGGGGCTAGGATCTATCATATTTTGGCACACAAAGCAAAAGACTATTATCTGCAAAATATTTCTGCTCCACTATCTGATGTGTATGGGGTAGGGATTGATGATTGCGTGGATAAGGGGTATTCTCACAATGGGGTGATTCTCAAAGCATTCCAAGAAGTCGGCATTTGCCCTATCTATGGGCAATTAATCGCAAAGAATCAGATTCGATATGCTGGTAAAACACTGCAATATCGCAAAGATCATCCCAAAAATTTCCAAAGCAGTGTGAGCGATAAGCAGGTGGTTTTGTTTGATGATATTATCACAACAGGCACGAGTCTCAAGGAAGCCAAGCATTTGCTAGAAAAACAAAACAATCAAGTTTTATTTGCTTTGACTCTGTGTAATGCGAGACTTTAG
- a CDS encoding ABC transporter permease: MNFFYTLIDEIKRFFTNASVLMVCIVGPLAYFLLYPSPYENNVIKTQKIAIIDKDNTRLSQELAFLADASSEVEIYQYSTSLIQAQRMLERGEIFGIVYIPKGFEKNAYLQSSPSLAFLANSSYFLIYGSIINGLHHSTQALNPLIKEKQKVLYGDFGTKSSQNLSVQKDLITLQSSPLFNPSLGYINYALAAIFIVILHQMLLVGMGIFGATYIHNPLHKILYLVTARSIIFTILAILLFAFYFGFGFAYYGVGRQADIADFWLIALAFIFAIVSFGNFFASLITQPYRATMIILLCSLPLVFLLGFIWPSYAIPAPINFCVQFIPVFQGVNALLRLNEMNASFQEVFSYFKHLLALGCLYTLLSLMIYTLKSRITQSQSK; this comes from the coding sequence ATGAACTTTTTCTACACTTTGATTGATGAAATCAAGCGTTTTTTTACCAATGCTTCTGTCCTAATGGTATGTATAGTCGGACCCCTTGCCTATTTCCTACTCTATCCTAGCCCATACGAAAACAATGTCATCAAAACGCAAAAAATCGCCATCATTGACAAAGACAACACGCGACTCTCTCAAGAACTAGCCTTTTTGGCTGATGCAAGTTCAGAGGTAGAGATCTATCAATATTCCACTTCACTCATCCAAGCACAAAGAATGCTTGAGAGGGGAGAGATTTTTGGCATTGTGTATATCCCCAAAGGTTTTGAAAAAAATGCCTACCTGCAAAGCTCCCCTAGTCTAGCATTTTTGGCTAATTCTTCTTATTTTTTGATTTATGGCTCTATCATCAATGGACTTCATCATTCCACCCAAGCACTCAATCCCCTCATCAAAGAAAAACAAAAAGTGTTATATGGGGATTTTGGAACCAAAAGTAGTCAAAACCTAAGTGTCCAAAAAGACTTGATCACACTTCAATCTTCTCCACTTTTCAATCCCTCTTTGGGCTATATCAATTATGCACTCGCTGCAATTTTTATTGTGATTTTGCACCAAATGCTATTAGTGGGGATGGGGATTTTTGGTGCGACATACATACACAACCCTTTGCACAAGATTTTGTATCTTGTCACAGCACGCAGTATCATCTTTACGATTTTGGCAATCTTGCTGTTTGCTTTTTATTTTGGATTTGGCTTTGCTTATTATGGTGTAGGGCGTCAAGCAGATATTGCAGATTTTTGGCTCATTGCCCTTGCCTTTATTTTTGCCATAGTCTCTTTTGGAAACTTTTTTGCCTCATTGATCACACAGCCATATAGAGCGACAATGATTATTTTGCTTTGCTCATTACCACTTGTGTTTTTGCTTGGATTCATTTGGCCCTCTTATGCCATACCTGCACCCATCAATTTCTGCGTGCAATTCATCCCAGTTTTTCAAGGCGTGAATGCACTCCTGCGACTTAATGAGATGAATGCAAGTTTTCAAGAAGTGTTTTCTTATTTCAAACATCTTTTGGCTCTTGGCTGCTTATACACTTTGTTGAGCCTAATGATCTACACACTAAAGTCTCGCATTACACAGAGTCAAAGCAAATAA
- a CDS encoding rhodanese-like domain-containing protein, protein MGKDILKKILRDQNHTTKAKKVSLHSLVPNQYIIIDVREPQVFQNTPHMQGALNISSLEKLRIFCQEHQNQSILLVCNGGAQAAEYGSSLVESGLKNIFMLDEYLQIIAEYFPLTYPNQGDL, encoded by the coding sequence ATGGGAAAAGATATTCTAAAAAAGATCCTAAGAGATCAAAACCACACCACAAAAGCCAAAAAGGTTTCGCTCCACTCTCTTGTTCCAAATCAATACATTATTATCGATGTAAGAGAGCCTCAAGTTTTCCAAAACACCCCTCACATGCAAGGGGCGTTAAACATTTCATCACTTGAAAAACTACGCATTTTCTGTCAAGAACATCAGAATCAATCCATTTTACTTGTATGCAATGGCGGTGCACAAGCCGCAGAATATGGCTCCTCACTTGTCGAATCTGGATTGAAAAATATCTTTATGCTTGATGAATACTTGCAAATCATTGCAGAATATTTTCCTCTGACATACCCCAATCAAGGAGATTTATAA
- the guaB gene encoding IMP dehydrogenase encodes MKIVQQALTFEDVLMIPAYSEILPKEVSLQTYLSRNIKLNIPFVSAAMDTVTECRTAIAMARVGGIGIIHKNMDIASQVNEIKKVKKSESGVINDPISLKADSTLLDAKGITDNYKISGVPIVDDYGILIGILTNRDMRFETDLNKKVSELMTKAPLITAQEGISLEEAKEMMHKHRIEKLPIVDKDYVLKGLITIKDIQKKIQYPQANVDDFGRLRVGGAIGAGQIDRARALYEAGVDVLVLDSAHGHSKNIIKTLESIKRDMQVDVIVGNVVTAQATSDLIQAGADAIKVGIGPGSICTTRIVAGVGMPQISAIAGCAEIGHKHNVPIIADGGIKYSGDIAKALAVGASSVMIGSLLAGTAESPGDLMIYQGRQYKSYRGMGSIGAMSKGSSDRYFQEGTAQDKLVPEGIEGRVPYRGKIADVMHQLVGGLRSSMGYLGSQDIATMWQKVEFVQITSAGLRESHVHDVVITQEAPNYHG; translated from the coding sequence ATGAAAATTGTGCAACAGGCTTTGACATTTGAAGATGTATTGATGATCCCTGCGTATTCTGAAATTTTGCCCAAAGAGGTGAGTTTGCAGACATATTTAAGCCGTAATATCAAGCTCAATATCCCATTTGTCAGTGCGGCAATGGATACGGTGACAGAGTGTCGCACGGCAATCGCAATGGCAAGGGTAGGGGGCATTGGTATCATTCACAAAAATATGGACATCGCATCACAGGTCAATGAAATCAAAAAGGTCAAGAAAAGTGAGAGTGGTGTGATCAATGATCCAATTTCACTCAAAGCAGATTCTACTCTTTTGGATGCCAAAGGTATCACAGATAATTATAAAATTTCTGGAGTTCCGATTGTCGATGATTATGGGATTTTGATTGGAATCTTGACAAATCGAGATATGCGTTTTGAGACAGATTTGAACAAAAAAGTGAGCGAATTGATGACTAAAGCTCCATTGATTACTGCACAAGAGGGGATCAGCCTAGAGGAAGCCAAAGAGATGATGCATAAGCATCGTATCGAAAAACTACCCATTGTGGATAAGGACTATGTGCTCAAAGGGTTAATTACGATCAAGGATATTCAAAAAAAGATTCAATACCCTCAAGCAAATGTGGATGATTTTGGTCGCTTGCGTGTTGGCGGTGCGATTGGTGCAGGTCAGATCGATCGTGCTAGAGCATTGTATGAAGCTGGGGTTGATGTGCTAGTGTTGGATAGTGCGCACGGACATTCCAAAAACATCATCAAGACATTGGAATCAATCAAGCGTGATATGCAGGTTGATGTCATTGTGGGGAATGTCGTGACAGCTCAAGCGACTAGTGATTTGATACAGGCTGGAGCCGATGCGATCAAAGTGGGGATTGGTCCGGGAAGTATTTGCACAACAAGGATTGTTGCGGGTGTGGGTATGCCTCAGATTTCAGCGATTGCAGGGTGTGCAGAGATTGGTCATAAACACAATGTGCCCATCATCGCAGATGGGGGTATCAAATATTCAGGGGACATTGCCAAAGCTTTGGCTGTTGGAGCCTCTAGCGTGATGATTGGGAGCTTGCTAGCAGGAACTGCGGAGAGTCCGGGGGATTTGATGATTTATCAAGGGCGTCAATACAAAAGCTATAGAGGGATGGGGAGCATTGGGGCAATGAGCAAGGGTAGCTCAGATCGCTATTTCCAAGAGGGGACAGCTCAAGATAAACTTGTGCCAGAGGGTATTGAGGGTAGGGTGCCATATCGTGGAAAAATCGCAGATGTGATGCATCAGCTTGTGGGGGGATTGCGAAGCTCGATGGGGTATTTGGGAAGTCAAGATATTGCAACAATGTGGCAAAAGGTAGAGTTTGTGCAAATCACTTCTGCAGGGCTAAGAGAGTCGCATGTCCATGATGTCGTGATCACACAGGAAGCCCCAAATTATCACGGATAA
- the gyrA gene encoding DNA gyrase subunit A produces the protein MSQNLLDHTEVVDVKIDDCIKDSYLDYSMSVIVGRALPDAKDGLKPVHRRILYAMHELGVGSRAKYKKSARIVGDVIGKYHPHGDSAVYEALVRMAQDFSMRLELVDGQGNFGSIDGDNAAAMRYTEARMTQASEEILRDIEKDTVDFVPNYDDTLKEPDVLPSRIPNLLINGSSGIAVGMATSIPPHRIDEIIDALVYMIEHKDCELEELMEFIKGPDFPTGGIIFGKQGIMEAYRTGRGRIKVRAKVHIEQTKNKDVIVIDEVPYQVNKARLVEQISELAREKVIEGIAEVRDESDRDGIRVVIELKRDAMSEIVLNHLYKSTTMENTFGIILLAINNKEPKIFTLIELLKLFISHRKTIVIRRTIFELEKAKARAHILEGLKIALDHIDEVIALIRASKDTEYAKNALMSRFGLSELQSKAILEMRLQRLTGLERDKIEQEYAELLAQIEFLNAILRSEEKLNEIIKTELLEVKDKFSSPRKTDIEDDYDAIDIEDLIPNEQVVVTMSHRGYVKRVPLKVYEKQNRGGKGKISGNTHDDDFIESFFVANAHDTIMFVTNRGQLYWLKVYKIPEAGRTAIGKAVVNLIQIQQDEKIMATITTTDFNEDKSLVFFTKNGIVKRTNLSEYSNIRSVGVRAINLDENDELVTAKIITPNVKELFIATYEGMCIRFGVDDVREIGRVARGVTGIRFKSGGDYVVGAVSIGSDGDKLLTVSEKGIGKQTNAESYRLQSRGGKGVIVMKLTPKTGKLVSVVNVNDENMDLMVLTSGGKMIRVDTQAIREAGRNTSGVKIVNVGNEKVAYASQCPKEAQEDEVFEGEE, from the coding sequence ATGTCGCAAAACCTACTAGATCATACAGAAGTTGTGGATGTAAAAATTGATGATTGTATTAAGGATAGTTATCTTGACTATTCGATGAGTGTGATTGTGGGAAGGGCATTGCCCGATGCAAAAGACGGATTGAAGCCTGTGCATAGGAGGATTTTGTATGCAATGCACGAATTGGGTGTGGGTTCAAGGGCGAAATACAAAAAAAGTGCAAGGATCGTTGGAGATGTGATTGGTAAATACCACCCACACGGTGATAGTGCAGTCTATGAAGCATTGGTGCGTATGGCTCAAGATTTTTCTATGCGGCTTGAGCTTGTCGATGGGCAGGGGAATTTTGGCTCTATTGATGGAGATAATGCTGCTGCGATGCGTTATACAGAGGCTAGAATGACACAAGCTAGCGAGGAGATTCTAAGAGATATAGAAAAAGACACGGTGGATTTTGTGCCAAACTATGATGATACGCTCAAAGAGCCTGATGTGCTTCCTAGTCGTATCCCCAATCTTTTGATCAATGGCTCAAGTGGGATTGCTGTGGGAATGGCGACTTCTATCCCGCCTCATCGCATTGATGAGATTATCGATGCCCTTGTTTATATGATTGAGCACAAAGATTGTGAGCTTGAGGAGCTGATGGAGTTTATCAAAGGTCCAGATTTTCCAACAGGGGGGATCATTTTTGGCAAACAAGGCATTATGGAAGCTTATCGCACGGGGCGTGGGCGTATCAAAGTAAGAGCCAAAGTGCATATTGAGCAGACCAAAAACAAAGATGTGATAGTGATTGATGAAGTGCCCTATCAAGTCAATAAAGCTAGGCTTGTGGAGCAAATCTCTGAACTTGCTAGAGAAAAGGTGATTGAAGGCATTGCTGAGGTGCGAGACGAATCTGATAGAGATGGGATTAGGGTGGTGATTGAGCTCAAAAGAGACGCGATGAGTGAGATTGTGCTCAATCATCTCTACAAATCCACAACAATGGAAAATACTTTTGGGATCATTCTATTGGCAATCAACAACAAAGAACCCAAGATTTTTACTCTCATTGAGCTTTTGAAGCTCTTTATCTCTCATCGCAAAACCATTGTGATTCGCAGGACAATCTTTGAGCTTGAAAAAGCAAAGGCGAGAGCTCATATTTTGGAGGGTCTCAAAATCGCCCTTGATCATATCGATGAAGTGATTGCCCTCATTCGTGCAAGCAAAGATACTGAATATGCCAAAAATGCCTTGATGTCGCGTTTTGGTCTGAGCGAGTTGCAAAGCAAGGCGATTTTGGAGATGAGGTTGCAACGCCTCACGGGCTTGGAGCGTGATAAGATCGAGCAAGAATATGCCGAGCTTCTAGCTCAAATTGAGTTTTTGAATGCGATTTTGCGTAGTGAAGAGAAGCTCAATGAAATCATCAAAACTGAGCTTTTGGAAGTCAAAGACAAATTTAGCTCACCGCGTAAGACTGATATTGAAGATGATTATGATGCGATTGATATCGAGGATCTGATACCCAATGAGCAAGTGGTCGTGACAATGAGTCATCGTGGCTATGTCAAACGCGTCCCACTCAAAGTCTATGAAAAACAAAATCGCGGAGGCAAAGGCAAAATCAGTGGCAACACACACGATGATGATTTCATCGAATCATTCTTTGTGGCAAATGCACACGATACGATTATGTTTGTCACCAATAGAGGGCAATTGTATTGGCTCAAGGTTTATAAGATCCCAGAGGCAGGGAGAACTGCAATCGGAAAAGCCGTTGTCAATCTCATACAGATTCAGCAAGATGAAAAAATTATGGCAACTATTACAACAACGGATTTCAATGAAGATAAATCATTGGTGTTCTTTACCAAAAACGGAATCGTCAAAAGAACAAACTTGAGTGAATATAGCAATATCCGTAGCGTTGGGGTGAGGGCAATCAATTTGGATGAAAACGATGAATTGGTGACTGCCAAAATCATCACTCCTAATGTCAAAGAGCTCTTTATCGCTACTTATGAGGGAATGTGCATTCGCTTTGGTGTGGATGATGTGCGTGAGATTGGGCGTGTGGCACGCGGTGTGACAGGCATTAGATTTAAGAGTGGGGGAGATTATGTGGTAGGGGCTGTGAGCATTGGAAGCGATGGAGACAAATTGCTCACGGTGAGTGAAAAAGGGATTGGCAAACAAACCAACGCAGAATCTTATCGTTTGCAAAGTCGCGGTGGTAAAGGCGTGATTGTGATGAAGCTCACTCCAAAAACCGGAAAGCTCGTGAGTGTAGTGAATGTCAATGATGAAAATATGGATTTGATGGTGCTTACAAGTGGTGGCAAAATGATTAGGGTGGATACTCAAGCGATCCGTGAGGCAGGACGCAACACAAGTGGTGTGAAGATCGTCAATGTCGGCAATGAAAAAGTCGCTTATGCAAGTCAATGTCCAAAAGAGGCACAAGAAGACGAGGTTTTTGAGGGTGAGGAGTAG